The following are encoded in a window of Mycoplasma anserisalpingitidis genomic DNA:
- a CDS encoding glucose-6-phosphate isomerase, with protein sequence MKFLKLDTTYSMIENSKLNLLQERVDQIHNSVLKREVAEKDWLGWYDLPDNYDKEEMKAMKKLSSEWKKEGVEVVVVVGIGGSYLGAKTGYEFIFGEYSQKRPDMELVFAGNDISSEALVSKLAYVKNKKFAINVISKSGTTLEPSIAFREFRILLEEKVGKDQASKFIAATTDARKGLLFELATRKNYTKFIVPDDVGGRFSVMTAVGLFPFLCAGIDAERVLAGASLTNKELSSSKISENDAYRYAVTRYLLNVEKNYHVEMMVSYEPKLQYFSEWWKQLFAESEGKDSKGLWPASGIFSTDLHSLGQMIQEGSKVLFETVLTLENPVNNITFKNDVEDIDQLNYLSGKTLHEVNNVAFKATQKAHFEVGQVPNLHILFKDFSEETLGSLFIFFERALTMSAYLLGVNPFNQPGVEVYKKNMFSMLGKK encoded by the coding sequence ATGAAATTTTTAAAATTAGATACTACATACTCAATGATTGAAAATTCAAAATTGAATTTATTACAAGAACGTGTTGATCAAATTCACAACAGCGTTCTTAAACGTGAAGTTGCTGAAAAAGATTGACTTGGTTGATATGATTTACCAGATAATTATGATAAAGAAGAAATGAAAGCTATGAAAAAACTTTCGTCAGAATGAAAAAAAGAAGGTGTTGAAGTAGTGGTTGTTGTGGGAATTGGGGGTTCATATTTAGGTGCAAAAACTGGATATGAATTTATCTTTGGTGAATATTCACAAAAAAGACCTGACATGGAATTAGTTTTTGCGGGTAATGATATTTCTTCTGAAGCGCTTGTTTCAAAATTAGCTTATGTTAAAAATAAAAAATTCGCTATTAACGTAATAAGTAAATCAGGAACTACTCTTGAACCATCTATAGCTTTTAGAGAATTTAGAATTTTACTTGAAGAAAAAGTTGGTAAAGATCAAGCTTCTAAATTTATTGCAGCTACAACTGATGCAAGAAAAGGTTTACTATTTGAATTAGCTACAAGAAAAAATTACACTAAATTTATTGTTCCTGATGATGTTGGTGGTCGTTTCTCAGTTATGACAGCAGTAGGTTTATTTCCATTCCTTTGTGCTGGAATTGACGCAGAAAGAGTGCTTGCAGGAGCTTCATTAACAAATAAAGAATTAAGTAGCTCAAAGATTTCTGAAAATGACGCATATAGATATGCTGTTACAAGATATTTATTAAATGTTGAAAAGAATTACCATGTTGAAATGATGGTTTCGTACGAACCTAAACTACAATACTTCAGTGAATGATGAAAACAATTATTTGCTGAAAGTGAAGGAAAAGATAGCAAAGGTCTTTGACCAGCAAGTGGAATTTTCTCAACAGATTTACACTCATTAGGTCAAATGATTCAAGAAGGTTCAAAAGTTTTATTTGAAACAGTGTTAACTCTTGAAAATCCTGTAAATAACATCACTTTTAAAAATGATGTTGAAGATATTGATCAATTAAACTATTTAAGTGGTAAAACTTTACATGAAGTAAATAATGTTGCATTTAAGGCTACTCAAAAAGCTCACTTTGAAGTTGGACAAGTTCCAAACTTACATATTCTTTTCAAAGACTTTAGTGAAGAAACTTTAGGTTCATTATTCATTTTCTTCGAAAGAGCTTTAACAATGTCAGCTTACTTACTTGGAGTAAATCCATTCAACCAACCTGGAGTTGAAGTTTACAAGAAAAATATGTTTTCAATGTTAGGAAAGAAATAA
- a CDS encoding phosphotransferase family protein, whose translation MVEIKIGHTNKSFRDGDKFIQEKIYNTFNHKIDYKILSKFDFVPKLISDDQKYLKYQWIETNRLTFNKEVLIQIANNFKALHDSELIFPKNNISQRIKEYLKTLKERNNSIKELDPYYKRILKILKNSAANRPLHNDLYNENILVDKDNKVYFIDWEYATMGDKHFDLAYFITGSYLNEEQEQIFLEAYDSYWEEYLIQQKILVYYLTILWNNVQIPKAFDDSELFIKLKETVELFDEKKKNNSFRR comes from the coding sequence ATGGTTGAAATTAAAATCGGACACACAAATAAATCTTTTAGAGATGGTGATAAATTTATTCAAGAAAAAATATATAACACTTTTAATCATAAAATCGATTATAAAATACTATCTAAATTTGATTTTGTTCCTAAATTAATTTCTGATGATCAAAAATACTTAAAATATCAATGAATTGAAACAAATCGATTAACTTTTAACAAAGAAGTATTAATTCAGATAGCTAATAATTTTAAGGCTCTGCATGATTCAGAACTAATTTTTCCAAAGAACAATATTTCTCAAAGAATTAAGGAATATCTTAAAACTCTTAAAGAGAGAAATAACTCTATTAAAGAATTGGATCCATACTATAAAAGAATTTTAAAAATATTAAAAAACAGTGCTGCAAATCGTCCATTACACAATGATTTGTACAATGAAAACATTCTGGTCGACAAAGACAATAAAGTATATTTTATTGATTGAGAATATGCAACTATGGGCGATAAACACTTTGACCTCGCTTATTTTATAACAGGTTCATATCTTAATGAAGAACAAGAACAAATCTTTTTAGAAGCTTATGATAGTTACTGAGAAGAATATCTAATTCAACAAAAAATATTAGTTTATTATCTAACAATTCTGTGAAACAATGTTCAAATACCTAAAGCATTTGATGATAGTGAATTATTCATCAAACTTAAAGAAACGGTTGAACTTTTTGATGAAAAAAAGAAAAATAACTCTTTTAGACGCTAA